CCGCCATTCACCTCTTCAACGATCCAGGCTTCCATCCGCTCCTGCTCGGCGCCTTCGGCCAGAATGAGGTCGAGGAATGCTTGCGGGATCACCACGGCGCCGTCCTGGTCGGCGACAATGACGTCATTGGGAAAAATCGCCACCCCGCCGCAGCCGATCGGTTCGCCCCAGCCGACAAAAGTCAGCCCGGCGACCGAGGGCGGCGCGGCAAAACCGTCGCACCACACCGGCAGGCCGGTGCCGAGCACACCTTCGAGATCGCGCACCACGCCGTCGGTCACCAGCGCCGCCACGCCGCGCTTGACCATGCGCGCGCACAGGATGTCACCGAAGATGCCGGCATCGTTGACGCCCATCGCATCGACCACGGCGATGCAGCCCGCCGGCATGGCCTCGATCGCGGTGCGGGTCGATATCGGCGACGACCAGGATTCCGGCGTCGCCAGATCCTCCCGCGCCGGCACGAAGCGGAGCGTAAAGGCCGATCCGACCAGCCGCGGCTGTCCCGGTCGCAGCGGGCGCGAGCCCCGCATCCAGACGTTGCGCAGGCCCTTCTTGAGCAGAACCGTGGTGATCGTGGCGGTGGACACGCGGGACAGGGTCGCAATCGCTTCGGGGGTGAGGGACATCGAAAAGGTGGCTCCGGTGGGGGATGAATTGGGCGCGCATCTTGCGGCGCGCGGGCATCGCGTCAAGGGGCGACACTAGCCCACGAGCGGGCGGGATGCATCGCCAAGTGCAATCAAATTCCCTTATCACCAGTATGCTGATTAATTTATTGAATTTGCAGGCCCATTTGCGCAAAGCGAATTCCACTTCGCCGCGAAACACGTTACAGCTTGGTGTCCGCCGATGAATTTGTGAGGCCATGGCCGCGACACTCTCCCCTCCCCGTATTTTGCCGAGTGGCGACAGCGCCATCACGGTCGAATTCAGCCGCAACATCGATGACGCCGCAAACCGGCGGGTGCTGGCGCTCGATCGCATTCTTGCGCGTGAACCGGTCGCCGGCGTGACCGAAACGGTACCCACCTATCGATCCCTGCTGGTGCATTACGATCCCCTGCAGATCGGCTTCGACGCGCTGAGCGAGAAGCTGGTTGTGCTGGCGCAACTGCCGGTTCCGCCGACGGCAAAAGCCCGGCGCTGGCGGATTCCCGTGGTTTACGGCGGCGAGCACGGCATCGACCTCGAGGACGTCGCCAAGGCGCTGAACACGACGCCGGACGAGATCGTGGCGCGGCACGTCGCCGGCGACTACCGCGTCGCCATGATCGGCTTCACGCCGGGCTGGTCCTATCTCAGCGGCCTCGATCCGTCGCTGCATCTGCCGCGGCGGCAGAACCCGCGCCTGCTGACGCCGGCCGGCACGGTCTCGATCGGCGGCGTGCAGACCGGCGTGCAGTGCCTGGCCGGTCCGAGCGGCTGGCACCTCCTGGGGCGGACGCCGGTCCGGACCTATCAGTTGCATCGCGATCCGATCTTTCTGCTGGAGCCCGGCGATCACGTGACGTTTTCGGCGATCGATGCGAAGACCTTCGCCGAGCAGGATCGCGCTGCTGAAGCCGGCGAAATCGTCGCCGAGTTGATCGCCGCATGAGCAAGCTCGTCATTTCAACGATCGGCCCTGCGAGTTCGGTGCAGGACGGCGGCCGCCACGGCACCCAGCGCTACGGCCTGACGCCGAGCGGCGCGATGGATATGCTCGCGCTGGCGGCAGCGAACGTTCTGGCCGGAAACCCGCCATTGGCCGCGGCGATCGAAATCGGTCCGTTCGGCGCGGCGTTCAAGGCGCGCGGCGGCGCGGTTCGCGTCGCGCTCGCCGGCGCCTCGCGTAACGCCGACATCTCCGGCCGCGCAGTCGCATTCAATACGTCGATGACGCTCGCGGACGGCGAGACGCTGACATTGGGCTTTGCACGCGGCGGCTCGTTCAGCTACCTCGCGATCGAGGGTGGCATTGCCGGCGAGCCGATGTTCGGCAGCCTCGCGGTCAACGCCCGGGCCGGCCTCGGCAGTCCCTATCCGCGGCCGCTGCAGGCCGGCGACGAATTGCAGACCGCGCCGGCAAGCGGCGCGGCCGAGCGGCGGCTCGATCTGCCTGCGGCGGCGGACGCGCCGATCCGGGTGGTGATGGGCCCGCAGGACGATGAGTTCGGCGACGCCACCAAATTGTTTCTCGACGGCGAATGGAAGATATCGGCGACCAGCGACCGCATGGGATACCGCCTGGAAGGCCCCGTGATCAAGCATCTGCACGGCCACAACATCGTCTCCGACGGCACCGTGAACGGCAGCATCCAGGTCCCGGGCAACGGCCAGCCGATCGTGCTGATGCCGGACCGCGGCACCAGCGGCGGCTATCCGAAGATCGCAACCGTCATCTCCGCCGATCTCGGGCGGTTCGCGCAGATTCCGGCGGGAAAGGTTTTCCGCTTCAAGGCCGTCAGCATGGCGGAAGCCCAGGCGGAACTGCGGAAATCCGCAGAATTGCTGCGCTCCCTGCCCGACCGGCTCCAGCCGATCGAAAATTTTGATCTCAACATCGAAGCCCTGCATGGTGCTAATGTCGCCGGCGCCGCCGTCAGCGCGGTCGATGCCGGCACCTGGCATGCGCCATCGGCTGCGGATGTCGAGGTTCCGGACTAGCCGGCGCACGACGAATTCAAGATCCACTCACGCGAAGCGGACACATCATGAAGACCATCGACCTGAATTGCGATCTCGGCGAAGGATTTGGCGCATGGGAAATGGGCAATGACGCCGCCATGATCGAACTGGCCACCTCGGTCAATATCGCCTGCGGCTTTCACGCCGGCGATGCCGATATCATGCGCAGGACGGTCGAACTTGCGAAAGCGCGCGGCGTCAGCATCGGCGCCCATCCCGGCTACCGCGACCTGCACGGCTTCGGCCGGCGGCCGATGGTCGGCCTGAAATCGTCGGAGATCGAAAACCTGGTCGCCTACCAGATCGGCGCGCTGCAGGCTATCGCGACTGCGGCCGGTCACAAGGTCACCCACGTCAAGGCGCATGGCGCGCTGTCCAATGTCGCCTGCGAGGACGACATGACCGCGAAGGCGATTGCCTCAGCCATCAAGGCGGTCGATCCCAATCTGGTCTTCGTGGTGCTCGCCAATTCGAAACTGGTGCAGGCCGGCGAAGCCGCCAACCTGCCGATGGTGCACGAAGTGTTCGCCGACCGCGCCTATGAAGACGACGGCTCGCTGGTGTCGCGCCGCAAGCCCGGCGCGGTGCTGCATGACGCCAAGGAAATCGCCGATCGCGTGGTGCGGATGGTGCAGGACGGCGCCGTGGTCTCGGTGACGGGCAAGGCGATCAAGATGCGCACCGACACGGTGTGCATTCACGGCGACACGCCCGGCGCCGTCGATATCGCGCGCGGCGTGAGGCAAGCGCTGAAGGCCGGGGGGATTGAAGTGGCGCCGTTCAAGAAGGCGAATTAGGGAGTTGCCCTAGAACGGGTGGACCGAGAGCGTACCCAACAGGATGCCGGCAATGACCGCGAAGGCGCCGTAGAGGGCGGTTGCGTGAAATCCGGTTCCGTTTCGCCTGGACAGCGAACGCGCGTAAAGGTGCAGGCGGGCTTCCGCCGATAGTTCGCGCATGGTCGATCTCCAACGCAGCATGAGGGCATAATGAAAGGCCGTTCGCTGCCGGATGCAAGACCGTCCCCGAAAATAGCGACGTGAACGCCTCGACAGACTCCGATTGCAGTCAAAAATTCTCTGCAGCGAATTCGGACGAGAATATTATTCGTTCGAATTGAATCGGTCTGGAACCCGATCAGTAGACATCCTGCTGGAACCGTCCCTTCTTCTTGAGATCGGCGACAAACTGCACCGCCTCGTCGGTCGAACGCGCGCCGAACTGCGCGACGATATCGACCAGCGCGCGTTCGACATCCTTCGCCATCCGCTTGGCGTCGCCGCAAATGTAGAGGTTCGCGCCGTCGGCGAGCCACGTCCACACCTCGCGGCCGAGTTCGCGCATGCGGTCCTGCACATAGAATCTCCTGTCGCCATCGCGCGACCACGCCAGCGACAACCGCGTCAGCACGCCCGAGGTCTTGAGGGCGTTGAGCTCGTCGGCATAGAAGAAATCGCAGTCGCTGCGCTGATGGCCGAAGAACAGCCAGTTCCTGCCAGGCGCGCCGGTCGCCTTGCGGTCGAGCAGGAAGGCGCGGAACGGTGCCACGCCGGTGCCCGGCCCGATCATGATGATCGGCGTATTCGGATCCCGCGGCAGTGCAAAGCCATGGGCCTTCTGCACATAGACCTTGACCTCGTCGCCGGGATTGATGCGTTCGGCGAGGAAGGTCGAAGCCAGGCCGAGGCGCTTGCGCTTGCCGATCACGTAGCGCACGCAGTCCACCGTCAGCGACAGTTTGCCGGGCGTCGCATTGTGCGACGAGGAGATCGAATAGAGCCGCGGCTGCAGCGGCTCCAGCGCCTCGACGAAGGCTTCGGGATGCGGACGGACGCCGGAAAATTTCTGCAACGCCGCCATCACGTCCAGCGTTGCGGCGTCGCCGTCGGGATCCTCGCCTTGCGCCAGCGCGCGCGCCTTTTCGCGCAGCGCGCCGCCGGCGATGAACGACAACAGCTCGAACAGGCTGTCGGGGGCCGGCGCCAGCGAGACGTCGTCGATCAATACCTCGCGCAGCGTCCTGCCTCTCACCTTGGTGGTATGGGACGCGCCGAGCAGGGCAATGATCTGATCGACATGGCCGACATCGTTGCGGGCAAAGATGCCGAAGGAATCGCCGACGACATAATCGAGACCGGCGCCCGAGAGGTCGAAATCGATATGCCAGGTCTCTTTTTCCGAGCCGGGCTTGTTGAGCAGCCGCCGCGAGACGAAGGTCGCGGTCACCGGATTGTCCCGCGAACGGCCGGGCTCCGCCGCGACGGCCGGCGCAGCTGCCGCGGGCGCGGCCGCCAGACCCGTTGAGGCCGGCGCCTTCTCCAGTTCCTCATGCAGCGTCTTCAGCATCCGAGCGGTTTCCTTGCCGCCGGGGACACAGAGGTTGAGACGCGCTTCCGTCTTGCCCGCGATCGCTTCCGAATAGTCATGGCAGTTGTAGCCGCACTGGCCGCAATCCTGCTGTGCCATCGCTGCCATCATCCGCCGCCGCAACGGTCGGCCTGCGGCGAGCTTCATGCGGTCCGAAATCGGCATGGTCTGGTCATGCCAGGGCGCCTCGCCGTCATCGCCGTCGCCGGCAGGGCCTTGCAGAACGGCGGCGCCCTGCTCCGCCGACAGCGCCGTCGGGCCCTCGGTCGACAACAGCCCGGCAAAGAAGCCGTTGAGCCAGGAACGCTGCGCTTCGGAAAACGGTGCGCTCGACGGAATGATCTCGATCTTCGGAGGCGGTGTCATCTGGTTCATGTGGAAGCCTCGGCAAGCTTGCGCAGCGTCTCGCCGTCGTGGCGGCGCGCGAATGTCAGGAAGGTTTCGTCAGGTGAGGCGCGATGCGCGAGATAGGCTTTCAACAGCTTCTCGACCGTCTTCGGCGCATCCTCCGCCTTGAGGTCGTGATAGACCTCATGCCCGACATCCGCATTCGGACCGAACCCGCCGCCGGCGAACAGATGATAGCCCTCGACGGTGTCGTCCTCCTCGCCCACCGGCACCTTGGCGGCGATCAGGCCGATGTCGCTGATGTAATGCTGCGCACAGGAATGGTGGCAGCCGGTGAGATGGATGTTGAGCGGGGTATCGAGTTCGACCCGCGGTTCGCACCAGTCGCCGATCGCAGCCGCGTGCCGCTTGGTGTCGGACGCCGCGAACTTGCAACCGGCGTTGCCGGTGCAGGCGATCAGTCCGGCGCGGATTTGCGAGGCCTCGACCGCCAACCCGATCTTCTTGATCGCGGCGACCGCGAGTTCGACGTTGTCGTCGCGCACGCCGGAGATCAAGAGGTTCTGCCAGACCGTGAGGCGGATATCGCCGTCGCCGAGATCCTGCGCGATTTTCGCAAGGCCCCGCATCTGCTCGCAGGTCACCTTGCCGAGCGGCAGGGCGACGCCGATCCAGTTCAGGCCGGCCTGCTTCTGTTTGTGCGTGCCGATATGGGCCATGCGGTCGAAAGCCGGGCGTGGCGCCAGCGCCTCCGGCGGCACCCGCGTGAAGGCGTAGCCGAGCCTTTCCTCGACCAGGTCAAGGAACTTCTCCATGCCGATGCTGTCGATAACGTATTTCAACCGCGCCTTGAGCCGGTTGGTGCGGTCGCCGAGATCGATGAAGACGCGGACGATGGCGTCGGCGACCTTGGTCGCATCATCAGGCTTGACGATGATGCCGGTCTCCTTGGCAAAATCCTTGTGGCCGGTGATGCCGCCGATCCCGAGCCGGAACCAGACCCCGGGCTCGGCGCCGAAACCATCCCTCACCTCGGCCGCGGCGAACGCGATGTCGTTGGTGTCTTCGAGGACCGCGATCCTGCCGGCGCCGTCGAAGGCGACGTTGAATTTGCGCGGCAACCCGGTCAGCGAGCGGTCGTTGAGGATATGGTAGTGCCATTCGCGGGCATACTCGCGGGTGTCCAGTAATTCCTGCGGATCGATGCCGGCGGTCGGCGTGCCCGTGACGTTGCGGATGTTGTCGGCGCCGGAGCCGCGCGAGCACAGGCCGAGGTCCTGGATGCCCTCGATCAGGGCCACGGCATTCTTCGGCGGAATTTCCCGCACCTGCAGGTTGGCGCGGGTGGTGACATTACAGAACGGCCCGCACAGCGGTTCGATCAGGTCGGCCAAGCCTGAAAACTGCCAATGCTTGAGGATGCCGTTCGGGATCCTCAAGCGGCACATGTAGGAATCCTGCGCCGGCGCGACATAGAACAGGCCGTAATAGCGCCAGCGGAAATTATCCGCCGTCGACGGCGGCGCGTTGGTGCGCGCCTGCTCCTTCAGCCGCGAATAGGCGTCGAACGGATGCTCCTCGCGCTTGAATTTCTCCGGGTCGGCCAGTTTCTTGCCGGACGCGATGACCTTGTCCTGCGCCTTGAAATGCGCGGCGTCGGGTCCGATCGGATGGCTCGTGGTCTTGCCGGCGGCCGCGGCGCCGAGGCCTCGCCCGACCCGGCTGATCTGCAGGCCCGTCGTGAACCCTTCGAGATAGCGCTTCTGCTCGTCGGTAAAGTCGAATGAGAGACTTTCGATTTTCATGGTGCGCGACGAAACTCCTGCGGCCACGACTGGTGGCATTCAACGGAAAGGGAATACGACCCGCTCAAACCAAAGGAAGCGGTCCGCCCAGCTTCGTTGCAGCGGAAATCCATCTTGGACGTAGGCCAGCGGCATCTGCGACGGCCGGCCGCACTGCAACATTCAAGTTGCGTGCCACGCCGATATCAATAAAAAGTTTATCTCTTTCAATTGGTTATGTTTTTGAGTGGGAACTCGATGGGCGGACGCCACCGCCAATTTCAAGCAAATTGCCTAGGAATTAGCCACTCTAGGTAGCTGCCCAACGATTGTCCAAGGGATTTCCGTCAGGGCTTCGGTGTCAGGCCTTCCAGTGTCCGATCTTGAAGGCCGCCAAATGGCCGGCAATGTCGTTGGCGTCGAACGCCGGGCCGGCGAACGCGCCGATGGCGTCGGGAGCCCGGGCGGTCGCCTCCCGCCCCAGCGCTGCGTCATACAGATCGGGCCGGAACACCGCCATGGCGGTCTTGAGCGCCTCGGGGCTGATCGTGGTCTGCCCCCACCGCACCATCTGGGCGTAGAGCCAGGCGGCCTGCACCGGGTCGGGCCGCGCCGCGCCTTCCCGTCCCACCAGCAGATAGCGGCTGCTTTCGCGCATGGTTCCATCGGGTGAAATCTTGAGGCGGCCATCCAGCGTCCGCCGGATCACCTCGGCATCGATCCCGATCCGCTCCGGCGCGCCGAGGATTCGCGCCGCCTCGGCGCGGTTCTGCGGCTGCTCGATGAAGTCGGCGGCGCGATCATGCGCCCGCACCAGCGCGGCCAGTACTTGCGGATTCTTCTCCGACCAGTCCTGTCTGACGGCCAGCACCTTCTCCACCGCATGCACCAGAATGTCGGCGACGAAATGCAGGATATGGCCGACGCCGAGGTCGACGGCGACCGAGTTCCAGGGCGCGCCGACGCAGAAGGCGTCGACATGGCCGTTGGCGAGACTGTCCACCATATAGGGCGGCGGCAGCACCACGAGGCGAACGTCCTCATCCGGATCGACGCCGCCGGCCGCCATCCAGAACCGCAGCTGATAATTGTGGGTCGAGAACGGAAAGGTCATGCCGAAGGTCAGCGGCTCGGCGCCGCTCCTGCGCCGCGCCGCCACCACGCGGGACAGCGCCAGCGCCGTCGCCATCGGATCGAACGGATCGCCTTCGATCTCGCCCATGATCGCCGTATGCAGCGCCGGCGATACCGTGATCGCGTTGCCGTTGATGCCGAGATTGAAGGGCGCCACGATCGGCACCTTGACGTGCCCGAGCCCGAGGCTGGAGGCGATCGCGACCGGCGCCAGCAGATGTGCTGCATCGAATATGCCGATGTTGAGCTTGTCGCGAACGTTCGACCACGACACCTCGCGGACCAGCGTCACATCGAGTCCCTCCGCGGCGGCGAAACCCTTGTCGACGGCGACGATCAGGGCCGCGGCGTCGGCCAGCGGGATGAAGCCTATGCGCAGCGGTGTGGTCATTTCAGCATCTCCGAAGCGGTCAGGATCGACTGCGCGATCTCGCCGATTTTCTTTTTCTCGCGCATCGCGGTGGAGCGCAGCAGGACGTAGGCCTCGTCTTCGGTGAGCCCCTTCAGCTTCATCAGGATGCCCTTGGCGCGATCGATCACCTTGCGGTCCTCGAGTGCGGATTTGGCGCGATCGAGTTCGCCCTGCAGCTTGGAAAAGGCGTTGAAGCGGGAGATGCAGAGATCGAGGATCGGCTTGATGCGCTCCTTCTTCAGCCCATCGACAATATAGGCGGAGACGCCGGCATCGACGGACGCCTGGATCGAGGCGGCATCGCTCTGGTCGACGAACATCGCGATCGGCCGGCGCACGGCCCGGCTGACCTGGAACATCTGTTCCAGAACGTCGCGGCTGGGGTTTTCGAGGTCGATCAGGATGACGTCGGGATCGAGCGAATAGATCCGGGCCAGCAGATTGTGCATCTCGCTGATGTGAGTGACGCCGATAAAGCCCGCTTCCCGCAGCCCCTCCTCGAGGATGGCCGCGCGGATCGGGCTTTCGTCGACAATGACGATCTTAGGAGACGACTCGGCGCCCATCGGTCACTCGCATTCCGGCAAAACACCTCTTACCACGCTCCAGCCTGCCTCAAAGTCTTGTAATTGTGGACAATTGGGACTAGCTCCTGCCCATCAATCAGGCAAATCAAACATGCAACAGGCCGCCGCGCCCAAAGTCAGCTTTGTTTCCTTGGGTTGCCCCAAGGCGCTGGTGGATTCCGAGCGGATCATCACCCGGCTGCGCGCCGAGGGCTATGAGCTGGCGCGCAAGCATGACGGCGCCGATCTCGTGATCGTCAACACCTGCGGCTTTCTCGACAGCGCCAAGCAGGAATCGCTGGGCGCCATCGGCGAAGCCATGGCCGAGAACGGCAAGGTGATCGTCACCGGCTGCATGGGCGCGGAACCCGAGCAGATCGAGGCCGCCTATCCCGGCGTGCTGTCGATATCGGGGCCTCAGCAATATGAGAGCGTGCTCGCCGCCGTGCACCGCGCGCTGCCGCCGGTGCACAATCCCCACCTCGACCTGGTGCCGCCGCAGGGCATCAAGCTGACGCCGCGGCACTACGCCTATCTGAAGATTTCCGAAGGCTGCAACAACCGCTGCAGCTTCTGCATCATCCCGAAGTTGCGTGGCGACCTGGTGTCGCGGCCGGCAGGTGACGTGCTGCGCGAGGCGGAAAAGCTGGTTAGCGCCGGCGTCAAGGAGTTGCTGGTTATTTCGCAGGATACCTCGGCCTACGGCGTCGACATGAAGTATGCCGCCAGTCCGTGGAAAGACCGCGAGGTCCGCGCCAAATTCTTCGACCTCGCGAAAGAGCTCGGCGAGCTCGACGCCTGGGTCCGGCTGCAATATGTCTACCCCTACCCGCATGTCGACGAGGTCATCGGCCTGATGACCGAAGGCAAGGTGCTGCCCTATCTCGACATTCCCTTCCAGCACGCGAGCCCGGAAATCCTCAAAGCGATGAAGCGCCCGGCGGCGCACGACAAGACGCTGGCGCGGATCAAGAACTGGCGCGAGCAGTGCCCCGATCTCACCTTGCGCTCGACCTTCATCGTGGGTTTTCCCGGCGAGACCGATTCCGATTTCGCCTATCTGCTCAACTGGCTGGAGGAAGCCGAGATCGATCGCGCCGGCTGCTTCAAATATGAGCCGGTCGCCGGCGCCTCGTCGAACGCGCTTGCCAATGCCGTGCCCGAAGAGATCAAGCAGGAACGCTGGAACGCGCTGATGGCGCGGCAGCAGAAGATCTCCGCACGCCGTTTGAAGCGCAAGGTCGGCACGCGGCAGCAGGTCATCATCGACGAGGTCGGTCCGACAGTGGCCAAAGGCCGTTCCAAAGCCGACGCCCCGCAGATCGACGGCGCGGTCTATTTGTCGAGCCGTCGCCCGCTGAAGGTCGGCGAAATCGTCACCGCGAAGATCGAACGCTCGGACGAATACGATCTCCACGGCAGCGTCGCGGGGTTCTGACGCACTTGCTGCGCACGGCCCGGCGCGGGACGGTCTCAAGTGGATCGATCTGGTAACCTAGATGTCTGATGACAAGGATCCGATTTCCAGAGTTGAAGAAGCTTTCGGGGAAGCTGGCCTGATAGGCTGGCAGTTTGCAGCCGACGGTGATTGGGATGGAGCGGAGCGTATTTTCTTTGAGCATTCACCGGATCGGGCTGCAGTACGGATCCAGCGCTGGCTCGACCAACAGGCGACCAACAATATTGCTTTCGAGGCCCTGTTTGAATTCGCCAGCAGTGAGCGGTTTTTCTTTGGCGTTCGCATTACTCATTTACAGCCAGAAGCAAAATCAAAGGCCATTCAGGCCCTTTTGACCGGTTGTCCAAAAGGAAGCCCTCTTCGCCACGTTGTTCAGCAAGCACGCGACGTCCTTGGCGAACGGCAGCTTGTCCGCGATACACCTGATTATCTTGAACTAGGCGTGTTTGATGTTTGGAACAAAGTTAAGCCACTTGTCGTCTGGAAGAAAAACGAGAAGTTGGGAGAAGCCACGGCGATCCTTTTGCCTAATGAGATAAGAAACAAGACGCAGAAGCCGGACGCCGGATTTTCTCCCCTTCACGAGCCGCAGGCTCAACCGCTGATGCTCGAGGCGTGTTGGAAAGAGGGTGACGAAAGCCGTTGCGGGTTTTCTTGTTGGGTTGGCTTGCCTGTGGGTGATCTTGATGGAACTTCGAAAACGCATACACTTTCCAACAATCGATACCTTTCGGCGTCGGCTACGTTCATCGGAAGCAACCCTCCTTGATATTTGAACTGGGCACCCTCGCCCCATCGTCAGGTTGTTGACTTGGCTAAGGCTCTTGACAGCCCGCGCCCTTCGGCTGTATGGCGGCGTCATGATGTTGAACCGGACCATCCGCCGCGCAGCTTTCCGTCGTCGCTCTGTCGACGATGATGGGTCGCGCCGTGTCCGACGACAACGCTGAACAGATAGATCAGCAACGTTTTCGAGAAGGCCGCACCCTGAAAAGTGCGGCCTTCTTGCGTTTCGGCCCGCTTCCTCAACCTCAACCCGCAAGGAATTCGACATGAACATCGCCACCCATCCGTTTGATGCGCTGATGGAAATCACCGCGCGGCCGCCGACCGTTTTCGTCCGCGGCGAAGGCTCCTATCTGTGGGACGACAGCGGCAAGCGCTATCTCGACTTCATCCAGGGCTGGGCGGTCAATTGTCTCGGCCACTCGCCGCCTAAGGTCGCCGAAGCGCTGGCCGCGCAGGCCAAACTGCTGCTGACGCCGAGCCCGGCATTCTACAACGGCCCCAGCCTCCAGCTCGCCAAGGCGCTCACCGAGCACAGCTGCTTCGATCAGGTGTTCTTCGCCAATTCGGGCGCGGAAGCCAACGAGGGCGCGATCAAGCTCGCCCGCAAGTACGGCGCCCTGCACAGAGGCGGCGCTTACGAGATCATCACCTTCGAAGGCGGTTTTCACGGCCGCACGCTCGCGACCATGTCGGCATCCGGCAAGAAGGCGTTCGAGCCGCTGTTCGAGCCGAAGGTCTCCGGCTTCCCGAAGGCGAAGCTGAACGACCTCGACTCGGTGAAGCGGCTGATCTCGGACAAGACCGTCGGCGTGATGCTGGAGCCGATCCAGGGCGAAGCCGGCGTCTGGCCGGCGACCGATCAATTCCTCCGGGAGTTGCGGGCGCTGACCAAGGAGCACGGCCTGCTGCTGATATCAGACGAAATCCAGACCGGCATGGGCCGCACCGGCAAGCTGTTTCACTATGAGCATGCCGGCATCACACCCGACATCATGACGCTGGGCAAAGGTATCGGCGGCGGCGTGCCGCTGGCGGCCTTGCTGGCGACCGACAAAGCTTCCTGTTTCGAGCATGGCGACCAGGGCGGCACGTTCAACGGCAATCCCTTGATGTGCGCGGCTGGGCTCGCCGTTCTGGCCGAGGTCAGCAAACCGGACTTCCTGAAATCGGCCGCCGATGCCGGATTGTTTCTGGAGAGCGAGTTGCAGCGGATCTCCGCCCGGCACGGCCTCGGCGAGGTCCGCGGCCGCGGACTGTTGCTGGCGCTCGACCTGAAGCACCCGATCGGCGCCTCCATTGTTGCGGAAGCGCGGGCTGACAGCGTGCTGCTGAACTCGCCGCAGCCCGACGCGCTGCGTTTCATGCCGGCGCTCAATGTCACGCGCGAGGAGATCGCCCTGATGATCGATTGTCTGGACGAGATCCTGACCAGAATGGGCGCGGCGCGGCGGGTGGCGTAGTTCGAAGTCTCGCGTCATTCCGGGTCTGGTGCTAGCGCACCAGCCCGGAATGACAGTGCCCTTCTACGGCTTCAGGATCGACGCGCCGGTCGTGGCCCGGCTCTCCAGGTCGATATGTGCTTTCGCCGCATCCTTCAGCGCATAGGCGTGGTTGATCGGCACGTGCAGCTTGCCGTTGATAACGGCCGAGAACAATGTGTCGGCGCCTTCCAGCAGGTCCGAGCGCTTGGCGATGTAGTCGTTGAGCTTCGGCCGGGTCGCAAACAGCGAGCCGTGATTGTTGAGTTCGGCAATCGCGAATGGCGGCACCGGGCCCGACGCATTGCCGAAGCTCACGAACAGGCCGCGCGGCTTGAGGCAGGACAGCGAACCCGGAAAGGTGGTCTTGCCGACCCCGTCGTACACGACGTCGCAAAGCTCGTTGCGGCTGATCTGCTTCACCCGCGCGACGAAATCCTCTTCATTGTAGAGGATGACATGATCGCAGCCATTGGCGAGGGCAAGATCGGCCTTGGCCCTGGAGCCGACAGTGCCGATGACATGCGCGCCCATCGCCCTCGCCCATTGGCACGCGAGCAGGCCGATGCCGCCGGCAGCGGCGTGGATCAGCACCCGATGGTGCGGCTCGACCTGGAATGTCTTGTGCAGCAGATACCAGACCGTCAGACCCTTGAGCATCAGGACGGCGCCCTGCTCGTAGGTGATATGGTCGGGCAGCTTGACCAGCTTGTCCCAGGGGATGTTGCGCTCGGTGGCGTAACCGCCGAGATTG
The sequence above is drawn from the Bradyrhizobium sediminis genome and encodes:
- a CDS encoding NirA family protein, with amino-acid sequence MKIESLSFDFTDEQKRYLEGFTTGLQISRVGRGLGAAAAGKTTSHPIGPDAAHFKAQDKVIASGKKLADPEKFKREEHPFDAYSRLKEQARTNAPPSTADNFRWRYYGLFYVAPAQDSYMCRLRIPNGILKHWQFSGLADLIEPLCGPFCNVTTRANLQVREIPPKNAVALIEGIQDLGLCSRGSGADNIRNVTGTPTAGIDPQELLDTREYAREWHYHILNDRSLTGLPRKFNVAFDGAGRIAVLEDTNDIAFAAAEVRDGFGAEPGVWFRLGIGGITGHKDFAKETGIIVKPDDATKVADAIVRVFIDLGDRTNRLKARLKYVIDSIGMEKFLDLVEERLGYAFTRVPPEALAPRPAFDRMAHIGTHKQKQAGLNWIGVALPLGKVTCEQMRGLAKIAQDLGDGDIRLTVWQNLLISGVRDDNVELAVAAIKKIGLAVEASQIRAGLIACTGNAGCKFAASDTKRHAAAIGDWCEPRVELDTPLNIHLTGCHHSCAQHYISDIGLIAAKVPVGEEDDTVEGYHLFAGGGFGPNADVGHEVYHDLKAEDAPKTVEKLLKAYLAHRASPDETFLTFARRHDGETLRKLAEAST
- a CDS encoding CmpA/NrtA family ABC transporter substrate-binding protein — encoded protein: MTTPLRIGFIPLADAAALIVAVDKGFAAAEGLDVTLVREVSWSNVRDKLNIGIFDAAHLLAPVAIASSLGLGHVKVPIVAPFNLGINGNAITVSPALHTAIMGEIEGDPFDPMATALALSRVVAARRRSGAEPLTFGMTFPFSTHNYQLRFWMAAGGVDPDEDVRLVVLPPPYMVDSLANGHVDAFCVGAPWNSVAVDLGVGHILHFVADILVHAVEKVLAVRQDWSEKNPQVLAALVRAHDRAADFIEQPQNRAEAARILGAPERIGIDAEVIRRTLDGRLKISPDGTMRESSRYLLVGREGAARPDPVQAAWLYAQMVRWGQTTISPEALKTAMAVFRPDLYDAALGREATARAPDAIGAFAGPAFDANDIAGHLAAFKIGHWKA
- a CDS encoding ANTAR domain-containing response regulator codes for the protein MGAESSPKIVIVDESPIRAAILEEGLREAGFIGVTHISEMHNLLARIYSLDPDVILIDLENPSRDVLEQMFQVSRAVRRPIAMFVDQSDAASIQASVDAGVSAYIVDGLKKERIKPILDLCISRFNAFSKLQGELDRAKSALEDRKVIDRAKGILMKLKGLTEDEAYVLLRSTAMREKKKIGEIAQSILTASEMLK
- the rimO gene encoding 30S ribosomal protein S12 methylthiotransferase RimO → MQQAAAPKVSFVSLGCPKALVDSERIITRLRAEGYELARKHDGADLVIVNTCGFLDSAKQESLGAIGEAMAENGKVIVTGCMGAEPEQIEAAYPGVLSISGPQQYESVLAAVHRALPPVHNPHLDLVPPQGIKLTPRHYAYLKISEGCNNRCSFCIIPKLRGDLVSRPAGDVLREAEKLVSAGVKELLVISQDTSAYGVDMKYAASPWKDREVRAKFFDLAKELGELDAWVRLQYVYPYPHVDEVIGLMTEGKVLPYLDIPFQHASPEILKAMKRPAAHDKTLARIKNWREQCPDLTLRSTFIVGFPGETDSDFAYLLNWLEEAEIDRAGCFKYEPVAGASSNALANAVPEEIKQERWNALMARQQKISARRLKRKVGTRQQVIIDEVGPTVAKGRSKADAPQIDGAVYLSSRRPLKVGEIVTAKIERSDEYDLHGSVAGF
- a CDS encoding acetylornithine transaminase codes for the protein MNIATHPFDALMEITARPPTVFVRGEGSYLWDDSGKRYLDFIQGWAVNCLGHSPPKVAEALAAQAKLLLTPSPAFYNGPSLQLAKALTEHSCFDQVFFANSGAEANEGAIKLARKYGALHRGGAYEIITFEGGFHGRTLATMSASGKKAFEPLFEPKVSGFPKAKLNDLDSVKRLISDKTVGVMLEPIQGEAGVWPATDQFLRELRALTKEHGLLLISDEIQTGMGRTGKLFHYEHAGITPDIMTLGKGIGGGVPLAALLATDKASCFEHGDQGGTFNGNPLMCAAGLAVLAEVSKPDFLKSAADAGLFLESELQRISARHGLGEVRGRGLLLALDLKHPIGASIVAEARADSVLLNSPQPDALRFMPALNVTREEIALMIDCLDEILTRMGAARRVA